Proteins encoded in a region of the Anopheles aquasalis chromosome 2, idAnoAquaMG_Q_19, whole genome shotgun sequence genome:
- the LOC126581382 gene encoding cyclin-L1-like: MLPYILSILKNSGRPETIASVCEKSLSYDSCPNPGDGIIEDVVEQSLNEAIEMGLVRKDKERPLYSITIDRWYMPESQAFQSRLHEVVQNMPQAISRSVVTAKKIAQPAIVPNQLDCGPRSPAQSRAIAIYRRMRMEREKEEAAARARKRRASSSNRSRSRSRSRSRQQSRSRQQSRSHPRSSTQRSRSLSHTTSPRSRSRSKR; this comes from the exons ATGCTCCCTTACATTTTGAGTATTTTGAAAAATTCCGGACGACCGG AAACGATTGCTTCCGTTTGTGAGAAGAGCCTAAGCTACGATTCCTGCCCTAATCCGGGAGATGGCATAATTGAAGATGTCGTTGAGCAATCACTCAATGAAGCCATCGAAATGGGACTTGTCAGGAAAGACAAGGAACGTCCGCTATACAGTATCACTATCGACCGCTGGTACATGCCAGAATCGCAAGCCTTCCAATCACGGTTGCACGAAGTCGTTCAAAACATGCCGCAAGCCATATCGAGATCCGTGGTAACTGCGAAAAAGATTGCACAGCCTGCCATCGTACCGAACCAATTAGATTGTGGCCCCAGGAGTCCGGCACAGTCACGTGCCATTGCAATCTACCGTCGAATGCGCATGGaacgagagaaggaagaggcgGCTGCACGTGCAAGAAAGCGTCGTGCGAGCTCGAGTAATCGGTCGAGAAGTCGTTCACGATCTCGCAGCCGTCAACAATCCCGGAGCCGTCAACAATCCCGGAGCCATCCTCGCTCGAGCACACAACGTTCGCGGTCTCTTTCCCACACCACATCTCCGCGATCTCGAAGTCGTTCCAAGAGATAA